In one Bradyrhizobium cosmicum genomic region, the following are encoded:
- a CDS encoding uracil-DNA glycosylase, with protein sequence MIPEPAPTVRELLAFYLEAGVDCALAEEPIDRLAELDAPPPVLRAAPPVEAPRPVAAPAVMRGEAAPAPDVAIASAREAARTAPTLEALRDLMQSFEGCALKHTATRLVFADGNPQARIMFVGEAPGRDEDIEGLPFVGRSGKLLDLMIGAIGLNRTTAYIANVIPWRPPGNRTPTPQETQICLPFIQRQIELVNPDVLVTLGNPSTQTLLSTREGIMRTRGRWFDYETGGRTIRALPTFHPAYLLRSPSYKRLAWQDLRAIAKVLAG encoded by the coding sequence ATGATCCCCGAACCCGCACCCACCGTCCGCGAGCTGCTCGCCTTCTATCTGGAGGCTGGAGTCGATTGCGCGCTCGCGGAGGAACCGATCGACCGCCTGGCGGAATTGGACGCTCCTCCTCCAGTCCTGCGCGCGGCACCACCGGTCGAGGCGCCACGGCCTGTTGCTGCGCCCGCGGTGATGCGCGGCGAGGCAGCACCCGCGCCCGACGTCGCAATTGCCTCGGCGCGCGAGGCCGCGCGTACCGCGCCGACGCTGGAGGCGCTACGCGATTTGATGCAGAGCTTCGAGGGCTGCGCGCTGAAGCACACTGCAACGCGGCTGGTGTTCGCCGACGGCAATCCGCAGGCGCGGATCATGTTCGTCGGCGAAGCGCCGGGCCGCGACGAGGACATCGAGGGACTCCCGTTCGTGGGACGCAGCGGCAAACTGCTCGACCTCATGATCGGCGCGATCGGCCTCAACCGCACCACCGCCTATATCGCCAACGTCATTCCGTGGCGCCCGCCCGGCAACCGCACGCCGACGCCGCAGGAGACGCAAATCTGCCTGCCGTTCATCCAGCGCCAGATCGAGCTGGTGAATCCGGATGTCCTGGTGACGCTGGGCAATCCCTCGACGCAAACACTGCTCTCGACCCGCGAGGGAATCATGCGCACCCGCGGCCGCTGGTTCGACTACGAGACGGGCGGGCGCACGATCCGCGCACTGCCGACATTCCACCCGGCCTATCTCTTGCGCTCGCCATCCTACAAGCGGCTTGCCTGGCAGGATCTGCGGGCGATCGCGAAGGTGCTGGCGGGATAG
- a CDS encoding glycosyltransferase family 39 protein: protein MRFTSLVIELIRARPRLIVWIAVLLQAAMWLFVALVFYRSPPGSLATLLAFGREYQVGTDLGPPLPVWLADIAYRAAGGHMFGVYLLAELCEVATFIALYHLSRAVVGSQQAVLAVLLTMTVLAFSSSALDFGPLVLARPLWALLLLHSWQIIGQRRGNAWFAWSIEAGLLLLTTPAAIYLLLLIVVFALATAGGRRTLRALDPLFALIVVAVLALPYAVWLMRAETLVLPALPEVAELNARAIHAAWLLGGLVLGAAAIPALTFLNTGLFVAKGEEAPIIYRPPVEPLARNFVYFFALAPALGAVLISGLLGLDSVVGGAGVVLILSGLAVVVAAGDLIAMRRARMLRMVWAAAVAAPAAGVVLAVLFLPWTGAGEIATSMPARAISDFFDESFARRTNHRLRAVAGETQLASLITLHSGRPHLFIDAQPARTPWINQAKFSETGGVVVWRASDTAGTPPPEILARFPGIVPEVPRAFEWLVTGRQQLLRVGWAIVRPKGT from the coding sequence ATGCGGTTTACCTCCCTGGTCATCGAGCTCATTCGCGCCCGGCCGCGGCTGATCGTGTGGATCGCCGTGCTGCTGCAGGCCGCGATGTGGCTGTTCGTGGCGCTGGTGTTTTACCGCAGCCCGCCCGGCAGCCTTGCGACGCTGCTGGCGTTCGGTCGCGAGTACCAGGTCGGCACGGATCTTGGGCCCCCCTTGCCGGTCTGGCTGGCCGACATCGCCTATCGCGCCGCCGGCGGCCACATGTTCGGCGTCTATCTGCTGGCCGAGCTCTGCGAGGTCGCGACCTTCATCGCGCTCTATCATCTCTCCCGCGCCGTGGTCGGCTCGCAGCAGGCGGTGCTCGCCGTGCTCCTGACCATGACGGTGCTGGCCTTCTCTTCGTCCGCACTCGACTTCGGCCCGCTGGTGCTGGCGCGGCCTCTTTGGGCGCTGCTGCTGCTGCATTCCTGGCAGATCATCGGCCAGCGCCGCGGCAATGCCTGGTTTGCCTGGTCGATCGAGGCCGGCCTGCTGCTGCTCACCACGCCCGCGGCGATCTACCTTCTCTTGTTGATTGTCGTCTTCGCGCTCGCGACCGCCGGCGGCCGTCGCACGCTGCGCGCGCTCGATCCGCTGTTTGCCCTGATCGTCGTCGCCGTGCTGGCGCTGCCCTATGCGGTCTGGCTGATGCGGGCCGAGACGCTCGTCCTGCCGGCCCTGCCTGAGGTCGCGGAGCTGAACGCCCGCGCGATCCACGCGGCATGGCTGCTCGGTGGCCTTGTGCTCGGGGCCGCTGCGATCCCGGCGCTGACCTTCCTCAACACCGGCCTGTTCGTCGCCAAGGGCGAGGAGGCGCCGATCATCTACCGCCCGCCGGTCGAACCGCTCGCGCGCAACTTCGTCTACTTCTTCGCGCTGGCGCCTGCGCTCGGCGCGGTGCTGATCTCGGGCCTGCTCGGGCTCGATTCCGTCGTCGGCGGCGCCGGTGTCGTGCTGATCCTTTCCGGGCTGGCAGTGGTCGTGGCGGCCGGCGACCTCATCGCGATGCGCCGCGCGCGGATGCTGCGCATGGTGTGGGCCGCCGCCGTCGCGGCGCCCGCCGCCGGCGTCGTGCTTGCCGTGCTGTTCCTGCCATGGACCGGCGCAGGCGAGATCGCGACCTCGATGCCGGCGCGCGCGATCTCGGATTTCTTCGACGAGAGCTTTGCCCGCCGCACCAACCATCGCCTGCGCGCGGTCGCCGGCGAGACCCAGCTTGCGAGCCTGATCACGCTGCATTCCGGCCGCCCGCACCTCTTCATCGATGCCCAGCCCGCGCGCACGCCGTGGATCAACCAGGCCAAATTCAGCGAGACCGGCGGCGTCGTGGTCTGGCGCGCCTCCGATACCGCCGGCACGCCGCCGCCGGAAATCCTCGCGCGCTTTCCCGGCATCGTGCCGGAGGTGCCGCGTGCGTTCGAATGGCTGGTGACCGGCCGCCAGCAACTTTTGCGCGTCGGCTGGGCCATCGTGCGGCCGAAGGGGACGTAG
- a CDS encoding ribonuclease HII translates to MIRDKSAGKPAKDAPKKDAGKRAAPAKASFRRERALIKRGVWPIAGCDEAGRGPLAGPVVAAAVILDPDRIPRGIDDSKRLTAEEREKLFDRICATAQVSVAVASRARIDRDNILRASLWALKRAVVALPEQPRHVFVDGRDRLDTECDCEPVIGGDGIVLSIAAASIVAKVTRDRLMCALAQDCPGYGFEQHKGYGVPEHLDALNRLGPTVHHRSFFAPVAAARAKHMPWTVEPVGDLFAVTEVELQVEAGVEIDASLGL, encoded by the coding sequence ATGATTCGGGACAAGTCCGCCGGGAAGCCAGCCAAAGACGCGCCAAAGAAGGACGCCGGCAAGAGGGCCGCGCCGGCGAAGGCGAGCTTTCGCCGCGAGCGCGCGCTGATCAAGCGCGGCGTGTGGCCGATCGCGGGCTGCGACGAAGCCGGCCGCGGGCCGCTGGCAGGTCCCGTGGTGGCGGCGGCCGTCATTCTCGACCCCGACCGCATCCCCCGCGGTATCGACGATTCCAAGCGGCTGACGGCGGAGGAGCGCGAAAAGCTGTTCGACAGGATCTGCGCGACCGCGCAGGTCTCGGTCGCCGTCGCCTCGCGCGCCCGGATTGACCGCGACAACATCCTGCGCGCCTCGCTATGGGCGCTGAAGCGCGCCGTGGTGGCGCTGCCCGAGCAGCCCAGGCATGTCTTCGTTGACGGCCGCGACCGGCTCGACACCGAATGCGATTGCGAGCCCGTAATCGGCGGCGACGGTATCGTGCTGTCCATCGCCGCGGCCTCGATCGTCGCCAAGGTGACCCGCGACCGGCTGATGTGTGCGCTGGCGCAGGACTGCCCGGGCTACGGTTTCGAGCAGCACAAGGGTTACGGCGTTCCCGAGCATCTCGACGCGCTGAACCGCCTCGGTCCGACCGTCCACCACCGCAGCTTCTTTGCCCCGGTTGCCGCTGCGCGCGCCAAGCACATGCCCTGGACCGTCGAGCCGGTGGGGGACCTGTTTGCCGTCACCGAGGTCGAGCTGCAGGTGGAAGCAGGCGTTGAGATCGATGCGTCCCTCGGGCTCTAG
- a CDS encoding VOC family protein gives MSKDVPGPIPRLTVITLGVSDISASIAFYDALGFSRRLKATGEAVAFFDTGGPVLALFPWDQLAADAVSPDKPRPTTFRGMTLAWNCATREEVDTVLAFAVGKGAALLKPAHETDYGGYSGYFADPDGHPWEVVVAPGIEVGEDRRVHLAE, from the coding sequence ATGAGTAAAGACGTCCCCGGTCCGATTCCGCGGCTCACGGTCATCACGCTGGGCGTGAGCGACATCAGCGCCAGCATCGCCTTTTACGACGCGCTCGGTTTCTCGCGCCGCCTGAAGGCGACCGGCGAGGCTGTTGCCTTCTTCGACACCGGCGGTCCGGTGCTCGCGCTGTTTCCCTGGGATCAGCTCGCGGCGGACGCCGTCTCGCCCGACAAGCCGAGGCCAACGACCTTCCGCGGCATGACGTTGGCCTGGAATTGCGCCACGCGCGAGGAGGTCGACACGGTGCTCGCCTTCGCCGTTGGCAAGGGCGCTGCGCTGCTGAAGCCCGCGCACGAGACCGACTATGGCGGCTATTCCGGTTATTTTGCCGATCCCGACGGCCATCCCTGGGAAGTCGTGGTCGCGCCGGGCATCGAGGTGGGAGAGGACCGTCGAGTGCATCTGGCAGAGTAG